In Candidatus Kaelpia aquatica, the DNA window CTCGTAAAGATATACAAATAGAAAAGCTAAGGCTAATATGGGAAAGAAACCTATGATATTCATATGAAGAAACGCAAACAATAAGGATGAGATTAAAAGCGCCTGCAATCCTCCTATTGACTTTTTAAGAACAGTGTATAGCAAGCCTCTAAAAAACAACTCTTCAACAAAAGGCCCGATGAAAACAACAAAGAGAGAAGTTAAGGTTAAGATAAGCGGGTTCTTTTCAAAGAGAAGAAAGAAGAATAGCAACTGCGGGGAACTTGCTTTCTCATATTTGCCTAAAAATGTCAAACTTAAAACCATAACTATAAAGAGCAGAGGGATAAATGAAAGATAACTTGATAGTGCTATCTTAAGAGGATAGAGCATATTTTTAAGCCCTACACCTATTGCAGCCAAACCTTGCTTAAAGTACTTCTTAAGCCAATATAAAACCAAAACAAATATTGTAACATCTAAAATAAATGAGTTAAAAAGATTAAAAACTATATACTCTCTTTCGGTCGATATTTTCATAAAAAACCCCAGCAGTTCATCTGAAACAGAGAAAACTTGAAGCCAGAATATAACCCAGACTAATATTTTAAGAAAATCTTTCAGACTCCAAAGAGGAGAAGGAGAGAAATTAACTCTCTTTATGAGAGGCTTTAAGGTTAATAATCTATAGACTTGGATTAAAAACATAGCTAAACAAATGGACGCAAAAATCAAAAATATTAAAAAAATCGGAGATCCGAAAACAGCTTTCAAATCTAAAAGCTTCTCTTCGCTTAAGGCCAACTTCTCTTCCCATGCTTGCCTTAGAACTAAAGCCTTAGAATATAGCTGACCAAGGTATATTCTCCTTGGTATAACTGCTTCAAAAAGAGATATTACAAATGTAGAGAAAAGTATAAAGATATAAAAACCAAACTCATCGACAAAATCCTTTAAACCTCTCTTAAAATCCATAATAAATTAAGCTTAAATTAAATTATAGGCCTTACCCTACATTTAACTTCCAGATCATCAGTTATTCTCCTGGCTTTTTCAATGGAGAACCCCTCTATATCTAAAAAACTTACTTCTACCCAAGGTATATATTTTTTTGACTCTTTGATAAAATCTACAACCCCATTAAAAGTATCATCTCCGAAACTAGGCTTACAGAAAGAATTATACCTGTCTTTATCCTCGACATTCAGACTGACAGATATACTATCAATATAGCCTTTGAGTTCGGGTAAGAGATTTCTTTTTGAGATTAAATTACCGCATCCATTAGTAACAATGCGGACTCTATAACCCTTGCTTTTTAAACCCTTGGCTATCTCTTTTAACTCTTTAAACCTAAAGAAAGGTTCTCCTATACCGCAAAAAGTAATTTCATCAAATCCTTTCTCTCTTTCTACAGCCTTTAAAACCTCACTCACTTTAGGCTCTTTCCTAAGCCTTAAATTATGCCCCGCAAAATAATCACTACTTAAACCACTGCAAAAATAACACTTATTGCTGCATCTATTTGTAAGGTTTATATAAAGACCGTCTTTATATCTATATAGATACTTGGAAGACATATTAATGCTGCCTATACCAAATATATTCTTAGAATTTAACGCTAAGGAACGCCTAAGGTCCTCTTCTGTAATCGAGTTTTCATTTAAAACAACTTCCAAAGAATCTTTTAAAAATGCAGGCTCATTTCTACTGCCTCTTCTTGTTGAGGGCGCAAGATAAGGAGAATCTGTCTCAAGCAACAGCCTATCCAACGGGGTATGCTTAACAAGTTTTTTTAAATCTCGGCTAAACGTCAAATTAGTAGCATACGATATATAAAAACCTCTCTTTAGACACTGCTTTAAAAAATCAATATCTCCGGAGAAACAATGCATAATAACCTTAGGAGAAAACCTCTTTATATTATCTAGAACCGACAATATGTCCTTGCCGGCTTCCCTATTGTGCACAACAAGCGGGAGATGGTTAAAATTCTGCCACAATCCAAGCAGTTTCTCTAACATTAATATCTGACTCTTAGAAGTTGAACTCTTTCTATAATAATCAAGCCCTATCTCCCCAAAAGCAACAACCTTCTTCTTCCTAAGCAGCTTCTTGAAAATCAACAAATCTCTATCGTGAAAAGATTTTGTATTATGTGGATGAGACCCTACGGCAGCATAAATATTCTTAAACTTTCTTGCAATAGAGAGGGATTTGAGAGAGGTCTCTAAATCAATTCCTAATACAACCATATACTCAACACTATCTGCTCTAGCTCTATCTATCACTCTTTTTAAATCGAATTTGAACTCTGGGTGCCAGAGATGGGAATGAGTATCGACAAGATACATCTTATTGATCTTCTACCTCTATCCTGGGAAATAAAGGTTCTCCTTTTTCAACAACCTGATTAAAAGGAACCTTGCCCCATGATGATATTTCAGAATAATCATGCTCTTTGACCTTATCCTTATACCCGAAATAAGACCATGCTTTCTGAGTAGATTCCGGAATAAAAGGAGTAAGTGCTATTAAAACAATCCTTATTACATCAGATAGAGTATATATAACATAAGCAAGCTCATCGGGATCTTCTTTCTTAAGCTTCCAGGGAGCCTTTACTTCAATATATTTATTTGCTGCACTTATTAATTCCCATATAACTTCTAGAACATTATGATAATTAACCACCTTCATGGACTCTTCAATCTTTTCATAGATTGATGCAATCTTAAAAGAGAAGAATTCATCACAACTATTAACAGCTTTCTTGCTTTCCGGAATAATACCGTCATAGTACTTTACTATCATATTCAAAGTTCTGAAAACAAGGTTTCCAAAGTCATTAGCCAAATCTGAGTTGACCCGTTTTATAAAACTGCTTTCTGAAAAGTTTCCATCCATCCCAAAAGGAACTTCTCTAAGTAAGAAATATCTCAAAGCATCGGTGCTATATCTATCAATCAACTCCCTAGGATCAACCACGTTACCTTTTGATTTAGACATCTTATCAATGCCCTCTTCTCTCTCTATTAACCACCAGCCGTGAGAGAATACCATAGCAGGAAGCTCCAGCCCTAACATATGCAACATTATCGGCCAATAAACGGCATGGTAACGCAAAATATCCTTTGCCATAAACTGTACATCAGCAGGCCAGATGCTCTTAAAACTATCATCTTCTCTTAAAAAACCTGGGGCTGTTATATAGTTAAGCAAAGCTTCAAACCAAACATAGGTAATATAATTATCGTCAAAAGGTAAGGTTATCCCCCAGGAAACCCTCTCTTTAGGGCGGGAGATACATAGGTCTGTTAATGGGTTTTCAAGAAAAGAGATAACTTCATTAAATCGCGATTGAGGTAAGATGAAATCTTTATTGTCTTCCAGGTAACCTCTAAGCCAATCTCTATACTCTGACACTTTTAAAAAATAGTTTTTCTCGGTTATAAACTCTAGTTCTCTTCCGCAATCAGGGCAAATCTTGTTCTCAACCTGAGACTCTATCCAAAAAGTCTCACAGGGCATACAATACCAACCCTCATAGTTTGATTCGTAGATATACCCTTCCTTATAAAGAAAACTGAGAATATTCTTAACCGTCTCTTCATGGCGAAACTCTGTTGTTCGAATAAAATCATCGTAAGATATATTTAAAATATCCCAGAGGCCGATAAACTTACTTACTATTGAGTCGCAGAAAACTTTAACATCATCCTCGCCTGACTCTCCAGCTGCTTTCTCAATCTTCTGACCATGCTCATCAGTGCCAGTTAAAAAATATACACTCTCTCCCCTCATCCTCATATAACGAGCTAAAACATCTGCTGCTACATTAGTATAGGCGTGGCCAATATGAGGCTCTCCATTTATATAATAAATCGGAGTAGTTATACAAAACTTCTTATTCTTCATTTTTAGAAACAGAATTGTTATCTCTAAAATTTATCTTCTTAATCCTTCCATCTTCACATTCAACTTTGACAAATCCTGTAAGATAGTTTAAATCTACTACTTTGGCCTTGCCATCTTCTAAATCTATCTTCTGCCCTATCTTAGGCATTGTCTTGAGCGCCTGATCGTAGAACTTTTTCTCAAAACTTAAACAACACATCAACCTGCCGCAGACACCGGATATCTTACTCGGATTCATAGGAAGGTTTTGCTCTTTAGCAAACTTAACAGTGACAGGAGAGAACGTCTTTAAAAATGAAGCACAGCATAGCTCTCTGCCGCAAACACCGTAACCGCCCAAGATCTTAGCTTCATCTCTAACACCTATCTGCCTAAGCTCTATGCGGGTCTTAAATATTTTGGCCAGATCACGCACAAGGGAACGAAAATCTATCCTCTCTTCAGCCGTAAAATAGAAGGTTACTTTTGTCCTGTCAAATGCATATTCTGCCCCAACAAGCTTCATCTCCAGCTTATGCTGACGTAATTTTCTTTCAAATACCCTGACAGCACTTCTGGATTTTCTCTCATTTCTTTTGATTTGTAGAAAATCTTCTTTAGTTGCCTTTCTTATAATCTTATAAGTTCCTTTTGTATCTTTATCGCTGCCCATCTCATGGGGCTCAGAGATAATCTCACCATAATCATAACCTCTCTCTACCTGAAGAATAACAGTATCTCCTGCTAGTAGAGATAGATCTTCATAAAAACAATTTATTGCATTGCCTGCCTCTCTTAAACGTACATTAACTGTGTATTTCACTTTTAAGTTCAACCTCCTTATATAAACTTCTAGCTACTTTATAGATAAAATCCGGATTTACGTTTGAATCTAACGCACTGTAAAGATACTCCAATTTATCGATTTTTTCAATTAAATCTTTGGACTCAATACCTATAGCCTTCTCCCTACTGTTTAAACTCAGAAAAACTGACAGAGAATCAACACCATTGACTATACATAGAATATCTCTAATATAAAGAATTAAAATTCTAATCTTATCTTTCAGCTTCTTCCTCTGCTGATGCAAGAGACTCTTATCTCCCCTCTCCTTAAACCGTAAAGGACGAAAAGACTCTTTTAAAGTTGCCTCAATGCAAGTTAAATCTATACCATTTAAGTCAAAATCTAATCCGCCTCCAGAAAGAACCGACATTCTTGCTGACTCCTCTATGGTCAAATTGAGCTTATCTCTCACAGTCTCTTTGCTAAGAGGCTTAAATTTCAACTCTTTACAGCGGGATTTTACAGTAGGAATTAGAGAATCCGGCCTTGAGCTAACTAAGATAATAACAGAATCTAAAGGAGGCTCTTCAAGGCTTTTAAGAAATGCATTGGCTGACTCAATATTCATCTTCTCAGCCTGATCTATTATAAAAAACTTTCTCCTGGCATTTGCTGGAGAGAGATTTAAGAATCTCTGCAGCTCTCTTATCATATCAATAGTTATTTCATCGGATTTCTCTGCTGGGCGAACAATATAAAGATCGGAGTGAGACTCTCTCTCTATTTGAACACAACTCTGACAAACAGAACAACTATCCCCAGAACCTTGTAAACAATTAACAGATTTGGAGAACTCCTTAGCAATAGAGAACTTGCCGACTCCTTTTAATCCTGAAAATATAAAACTACCCGACACTTGATCTAACTCTATATAAGACCTAAGTATAGAGATTATCCTATCTTGATCTAAAAATTTATCCCAAGCCATTTATTTATTATACTCTAAATAACCTCAGGATTGGAGCTTTAAATGGCTAAAACGCCATTGCTATACCCATTGAAGCCCATCTCCCGGGCAACTGAATACCTTCTACATCAAACTGCGAAGCATTGGTTAAATTCATAAACTTTAGATAGAGATCTACGAAATTACCTTTTAAAACAATCTCTTTAGATAAAACCAGATCTAAATTAAAAAATCCGCTATTTTTAACTCTCTCCTGATAGCTTAAATCTAAATTAATATCAAGATAGTCTGTTTTTATTTTTTGGGCAGCACTGAAGCTATATTGGAGATGATTAGCGATATATTTACTATAAGATGCATTGCTCTTATGTTCCGCATTAAACAGAGCATATGAGAATTCAAAATCACCATAAGAGAGCCAGCCTTCTACTCCATCCGTTCTAGCATAAGAGACGTTCTGAGCCCTCCATACATCAGAAGCAGAGCTCCTGGCCCAATCAATTAGATTGTAATCAAAACGCCGAAAAATCGAAGCCCCGTAAGATAAGATGCCTTTCTTTGCAAAACCTAGCTCTATACTAAAAGAGTCTTCAACTGATAAACTAGGATTGCCGAGGTTGGCCGGACTAGAGTAGTAAAGTTCTGTAAAACTCGGAACTCGATACGCTCTCTGAAAAGACGAAAAGATACTCTTCTCTTCTGTTAATCTATATTCAAGATAGAGCCCCGGACTTATCTCAATATCAAGATCGCTATAGCTATCCACTCTAAGGCTTATTAAAGAACTTAATCTATCCGATAATTCTTTAGATACCGCTGTAGACAAAGAGAGTAGAGATCTTGAATGTGTGCCCATATTTATGCTATCAATCTCCTCCTCCCTAGCTTCCAGAGAGAGATCTATCCCGGAATCAAGCATTGTAAACCTAAAGGGCAACTTAATCCCTCTAATATAATTAGTGCTAACGTTTTTAAACAAATCAGGGTCACTCCTATCAAGAATAAATTTATCCCAATGACGACGAAAATATAAAGTCGGCGAGAAAGCAAAATTATTCCAAATAAAATCAAAATTAACCATATAAAGGTTTGTATCTATATTCTCCTCTTCCCTGGGATAGCTAGATGAATAAAAAGAGCTGGCGCCAAACTCTTTACTGTTATGGGCAATAACAACTCTGGGTGATCCAGGCATTTCATTAAAAATTAACTTAGAGAATATGTTGAATAAACTAAAATCCGTCTCTTCTCTATAAGAGGCAGCGGAACTTTGCTGAATACCTAGATGGTAGTTCAAAGGTTCACTGACCCTATCTAAGGCAATATTAAAAATACGCATCTGTTTCTCTCCAAAAACACTGCTCACTCTTAGGTTATTCTCTTCTGGATTAACAGTCTCAATATCAAGTACCCCGCCTATAGCATGAGAGCCATAGAGAGAAGAATTTAACCCTTTTAGCACTTTTATGCTCTGCCAATCATAATTAGAGAACGGTAGATCCATGCTATAATGAGATGTCTGAGGATCGCTTAAGCTTATTCCGTCAACAACAACAAGATTCTGCTCAAAACTGCTAGCCCTGATATTTAACTCTGATTGCATAGCAAATAAACCGCGTTGTTGTATATCAATATTAGATTTACTCTCAATAAGATCATCGATGGAGCTATAAAGAAGCCCCTTCTCTTCTTCAGCAACCAATCTGCTGCTCGATAAAGAGAGTCCTGTAAAAGAAGAAGGATCGTCTCTAAGCGCTATAGGAGACAATTCAATTATCTCAGAAGCATCTATAGCTCTGATGGCAGCTAACAAAAGAAGAGCTAAATTTACTTTTTTAGATAAGAGAGAATACATATAACAAATATTGAGGTTAAATATGAACAAGCTACTCCAGCTTTAAAGCCCGAAAAAGCAGATACTGCCCCAATAGAGCCTGAGACCAGCATGCCTATAAAAACAGCTCTATTTTTTATTTTCAATCTATCTTTAAAGGGGATCAATAAGAAAGGAATAAAAACACCTGATATATAAATTGAATAGGAAGCCTTAAGAAGACTGATGATATTTTCAAAATAAAAGCTTAAAATAAATGCCAGCAATGCTACTAGGAATATAACAATCCTGGTATAAAGAACATTTTTATCCTCAGGTAGGCTCAAAATGTCATGTGTAAACATAGTAGCTGATGTCATAAGGCAGCTATCCGCTGAAGAAAGAATAGCAGAGACTAGGGCTATTAAAAAAACATAGAACAACGCGCTATGATTAAATAAAATATCAAAGAAAAGATTCAAGATACTAGGTGCATCAGAAACTCCAAAAACATTGCGAAGCATTAAAGCAGGAGATACTATCAATATAGATATAGGTAAAAGCGCCAATGCTGCCATCTTAAGAGATTTTTTTATAATATTTTTATCCTTAGAACAAAAAACTCTAGAATGTACATCAGGGCCTATAAAATAGACTGGGACCAATATAAGAGCAAGATAGATTAAATCCCTAACAGAGAAATTGCTATTTAGAGGAAATTTTAAATAACCACAACTCTTATTTAAACAACTAAAATCAAGTTGCTTAATAAAAATATAATTAACAGCCAAAAATCCTAAAATCAACAATAGAAACTGAACTCTATCAGTGATAATTACTGCTCTCTGCCCGCCAATTATTGTATATACAGCCAAGAATAGTGTTACCAAAAAAACTACCATCAGAGAGGAAAGCTCAGGAATAAATATCTCTATTATTTTTTTAAGCGCAAGTAACTGGGCAGCTATGATTCCAATCCATGCTAGGAATATAACCCAACTTGCAATCCTTCTTACGCCTAAACCATATTTTTTACCTAAAAATTCAGCTATAGTATAATTATCACTTTTTAAGAAAAAGCTAGAATAAACTAATGATAGTAAGAATAGACCTAGAGAACCAAATATAAGCCATAGAATAGCTGGCGCGCCAACGGAATAGGCGAATCCCATTAAACCTATAGTCGAAGAGGCACCTACGATAGTGGCCAAAAGTGAGAAGGTTAGCTGAGTTACGCTAATATTCCTTCCGGCTAAATAAAAATCTCTATTTTTCATAAAACACGAAAGATAAAACAATGGACAATAAAACTGATGTTAACTATTATAAAAATTAAGTAAACAAAGTCAACAAATAAATCTGTTTATTTAAATACTATGGTTTGAAAAATAAGAAAAATCAATCAGAGAAAATAGAGAGCAGCATCTTCAACTGCTTCTTCTTATCTGCATCTTCAATGTAGATCGCTAAAGCAGTACCTAGCTCAATTCTTATGCTCTGCTTAGCCTGACTTGTATTCATAAGAATATTTATAGTGTGCTGATAAATTATACTCAATATATCTTGATTAAAATATTTCATATTTACAGCAAGACAATTAGATGCCCCAAAAAGAATTTCTCCTCTATAATCAAGATTATCTTTCTGGTTTAATCCGTCGAACAAAAGATTAACTGATGTCAATTGCGCTGTTGGTGTTAAGAATCTAATCAGCTTACTTAATTGATCTATCTGAGTTAATAACATGGCTCCTGCGCACCTTAGTCCAACTAGATCTATAATCTCTGGATTTACAGTCCCCATCTCTTTTTCATTAAGACTTGTAACAAAAAAAGACAATATGTCTATACCCTCGTCTACTCTATTAGTAGAGAGATTCTGCGGAGTTACAAATTGTCCAATAAGTCCAGTGAACACGCCGGCTGCAATATACTTTTTATAAAAATAGACTACTATCTCAAGTCTGGTTTCAGTATCCAAATAGGGAAACAACTGAGACAAGCAATACAAGGCTGTCTTTCTTTTGTATACCTCCTTACTGCTTATAGCCAAAGACGTCAAAGACATAACCACCTCTTTTTTTATGCTTTTATCTTCTTCAGCCAACTCATTCATTAAAGATCTTAGCTTCGTTAAGCTGGCTAGTTGATTAGATGAATTTAAAACATCAAAAATAGCAGTTATCTCAATAAGATAGCTATTAGGTGATTTTGTTCTTCTGCAAATAACACCACCTTCATCATCGGCAACGAATATTACAGATAACAATATCACAACAAATAGAACCCTTCTCATTCCCCCTCCCTATGTTAGCCGAGTTTCTCAACTAACTATTATTTAAAAACCTTCAAAAAACTGCTATTCATTGCCCAATCTACTGAGTAATTGTTCCGTTGGAAACTCTCTGAATAACTGTTCCAAATATTCCTCGATTAAAATATAACAATAATCCATTTAAATTTGTGATACCATAAAAATCATTAATACTACTGATTTATCAATTTTTTTTATTTCACCTCTTCTCACACTTTATAAAGCGTATACAATAAATATACCACATATAAACACACTGTCAAATAACAGCATTGTTTTTTAAAAATAAATAAAAAACATCTGTAAACTATTATCATACAGAGATTTAGATATGAAAACTCCGCTTGCTATTATTATACAACATAACATTGCTACATTAATTATTGAAATAACATTGTGTTTTTATACAGCACCTTTCTCCTCTAAGTTTCTTTTTAAGTGGTTTGTTATACTTGTAAATCTGCAATTATCTACATGTTCATAGAACGCTAATATCTTGCTAAAATCTTTAAATTCTTACCTTCTGACCTACATCTATATAAATCATTCAATATAAATGAATAATAAGGGTAGATACTGATTTTTATACCATATAATAAAAACTTTCACTAAGATTGCTAAAAGTAGAAAATATGGTATAAATACAGTAGAGAGCTTAGGATAGATAAATATGAAGATCATTAAAAATTTAATTTTACTTTTAGTAATCGAAATATTTCTAGTAACACAGAACTACCCTGTATTTGCTTCTGTACCTACCTCTTTCGATAAAATCAACGAAATAATCAATGCAACTGAGCAAAAAACAGACTTAGCAATATCCTCCGCTAATATAATCGCAAGAAGAACACGTACGTCGCAAAACTCAGCACAAGAAATCATACGTAATTTCTTTGAAAGTCACGGTATAACGATTGTATCTGAACCTATAACAGGGGCCGTAAGCACCGAGAGCATACTATCCATGCTATCGCTTCTATTAGATTTAAAAGGACCAAATACAGAGAGTCTCCAAGATGAATTGGGTGGCATATTAGATACAATAACGGAACAATCTGGATGTACCCCAGAAGAAGCCTGCAAATCTTTATTAGATTATATTGCACCATTTCTTATACCTCTTACATCAGAAGCAGAAGAAACAGTAGAACAATCTTTGGTGTTTTTATTAGATTATACTACATACTTGTTTGAATTAGGGATGGAACAGAATGCAACCATAGCTGCATTTGAAAATCTTGCTCAGAATATTAATACAACCATGATAGAACTATATAGTTCTTTGATTGCAAAAGCAAGCAATGTGGCAACTGGATTAAATTCCAACCTAGAACTTTACAGATTAAATCCTACTCTAGAACCTTCAGAAATAATAAATCATATTAAACAAATAGCCTTTAGATGCATCGATCTTTATGCTGGCAACACTGTTGAACATGTAGAAGAAAGATTTAATGCAAACGGTGGCATAAAAGTAACAGAGTATAAACTCAGCAATTTCTTGGCAGAGAATAAGTTAACTCCTGAAGATTTTGATGAGAACGGCATTAAAATAGACGGTATAGATGTGAATATGAACATAGATATAGAGAAATTGTGTAAATCCATTGGCATACAGGGTTTAAAAGATTTAGAATTATTGCTTGGCTTTTTGGAATCTTTAACAAAAAATATTGTTAAAAATATAAACATTTATGAACATCACTATGATAATACAGACTCAACAACTAGAATAACAGTTACAGAAACAGAAAAAAGAGTAAATATATATCTAGCAGCTGAGGACTATAGTAACTTCTCCAACGTTAACATAAACATAGGAACCTTAGCTACTCAACTAGTACAATTTAACAGAACCATGAAAGGCATGTCGAAAAGAGCATCTATAAGATTCGATCTCACCGACTATGCTAATAAATACGATGATACCAGTGAGGAAGACATGGACATAGACCTTGAGATTGACTCTCCATGTATTGTAATAGCCTTGGCTTTTACAGGCAGTGGTAACATACACGATTATAGTCTAAGATTGTTTAATAGCGATTCTCGTGGACCTCCAGAGTTTACAGTTTTTGCACAGGCAGCTATGGAAGCTTTCGGTTTTGGTGTTTTACAAGAAGTTCCTTGATCCGCTAGAATAAATAACATTGCTTATACTGCCAGACTTAACGATTAAATGACCGTATCGATCTATTCCCTTAGATTTACCAGATATCTTTTTATTATCCTGAATAATACTAATACTCTTTCCGTAATCCAAAGAATGGCTCTTCCAGATAGACTTAATCTTGCTAAAATCTTTATTCTCAATCAATTCTATAAGACTATTTAACTCACTAATTATTGAAATTAAAATACTCAACCTATCTAACTTATCTTTCTTTAAGATAGAGGAGATTGAAGATAAATTTGATAACTTTGACTTAGAATTGATATCCACCCCTATTCCTAAAATTAGTTTATCAATTAAATCAATCTCTGCAACAAATTCGATCAATACCCCTGCTACTTTCTTATTACCTATTAAAACATCATTAGGCCATTTAACCTTTGCGCCAATCTTAAACAGTCTATTTAAAGCTCTAGCAACAGATAGCACCCCTATAATATTAAATATTGGAAGATAATAATACGGCAACTTAGGCGAGATTGTAAGAGAGAATAAAATATCTTTGTATTTCTGAGATTTCCATTCTTTTCCATTCCTACCCCTTCCTCTCTTCTGCTGCTCCGCAATAATCAAAGAACCTTCTTTAAGTATTCTCTTGGCAGCATTGTTAGTAGAATCAGTCTCATCAAAATAGATAACCTCTTTTACGAAACTATTCTTGGGAAGTCTTAATTGGACTACCTCTGGAAGCAATCTGTTTCCAAAATCAATAAAGCTATAGCCCTTATTAGAGCGGGTCTCTATCTTAACACCGTTGTTTTTCAGATAGTTGATATGCTTCCAGACCGCAATCCTACTTATATTGCAGCTATCTGCAATACTCTGACCTGATACAAAGTCAGATTGACTCAGAATCTTTAAAATTTTAACCCTCTGTTTTATGCCTTTTTTCTGCATACCTTAACACATATTCCACAGATATGTTGACCTACAAAGTTTTTCTTTCTAAACTGATCCAATTTATTATAACAAGATAAGTGATTAAAATCTCCTGGATCTTCAGCTATTGCACTAACAGGGCAAGCTGCAACGCATAGCTTGCAATCTCCGCAGCCAAATTTTAAAGGTTCTTTAAAAGGCAGTTTGATGCTGGTTAAAACAGTAGCAAATCTCAATTGAGAACCAAACTCAGGGTGAACCAAAAGGTTATTTCTGCCTACCCAGCCTAATCCTGCTAGATAGGCTATCTTTCTATGTGATAGATAAGAAGACTGCTTCTTCCAGTCAACAATCTGTGAAGCCGGTATAGCTAGAGCTCTAAAACCATCTTTTTCGATTATTCTAACAGCCTTTAAAGAGAGCTGGTCTAAAAACATATTAACCATCCTATAGTGATGAAAGTACAGTTTCGTAGGATGCTCAATGATTCCATCTAAAACTGAATCAGATAATTTAAAACCAAAACTGATAGCATAATCCAAACCCTCTAACTCTTTTTGGCTTAAATCAAATGCAGGCTTTATCTCTTTAATGGGAGCTGTTCCAAAGACAGCTGCTCCTTCTCCTAAGACAAACTCTTCTAATTTACTAGCTAACTCTTTTTCTTTCATAATTTATTTCTCTTTAAATAGATCATAATATGGGCGATTGCCGCTGGTGTAATACCCGAAATACGCGATGCCTGCCCTAAATTAAAGGGTTTAAGATTATTCAACTTCTCTCTAACCTCTAACGACAACTCAGACATATTATTATAATCTAAATCAAATGAAAGCTTTATATTTTCAATCTTCCTGAAATCCTCAACCTGTTTAAACTGCCTCTTAATATAGCCTTCATATTTTAGCTCTATCTCTATTTGATTTAAAACATTATCACAAAATTCAACAATCTTATCATCTAACAACTTAAGGTGACTAAATTTAACTTCAGACCTTTTAAGTAAACTTGTAAAGCTTAA includes these proteins:
- a CDS encoding TonB-dependent receptor; the encoded protein is MYSLLSKKVNLALLLLAAIRAIDASEIIELSPIALRDDPSSFTGLSLSSSRLVAEEEKGLLYSSIDDLIESKSNIDIQQRGLFAMQSELNIRASSFEQNLVVVDGISLSDPQTSHYSMDLPFSNYDWQSIKVLKGLNSSLYGSHAIGGVLDIETVNPEENNLRVSSVFGEKQMRIFNIALDRVSEPLNYHLGIQQSSAASYREETDFSLFNIFSKLIFNEMPGSPRVVIAHNSKEFGASSFYSSSYPREEENIDTNLYMVNFDFIWNNFAFSPTLYFRRHWDKFILDRSDPDLFKNVSTNYIRGIKLPFRFTMLDSGIDLSLEAREEEIDSINMGTHSRSLLSLSTAVSKELSDRLSSLISLRVDSYSDLDIEISPGLYLEYRLTEEKSIFSSFQRAYRVPSFTELYYSSPANLGNPSLSVEDSFSIELGFAKKGILSYGASIFRRFDYNLIDWARSSASDVWRAQNVSYARTDGVEGWLSYGDFEFSYALFNAEHKSNASYSKYIANHLQYSFSAAQKIKTDYLDINLDLSYQERVKNSGFFNLDLVLSKEIVLKGNFVDLYLKFMNLTNASQFDVEGIQLPGRWASMGIAMAF
- a CDS encoding biotin--[acetyl-CoA-carboxylase] ligase, whose translation is MQKKGIKQRVKILKILSQSDFVSGQSIADSCNISRIAVWKHINYLKNNGVKIETRSNKGYSFIDFGNRLLPEVVQLRLPKNSFVKEVIYFDETDSTNNAAKRILKEGSLIIAEQQKRGRGRNGKEWKSQKYKDILFSLTISPKLPYYYLPIFNIIGVLSVARALNRLFKIGAKVKWPNDVLIGNKKVAGVLIEFVAEIDLIDKLILGIGVDINSKSKLSNLSSISSILKKDKLDRLSILISIISELNSLIELIENKDFSKIKSIWKSHSLDYGKSISIIQDNKKISGKSKGIDRYGHLIVKSGSISNVIYSSGSRNFL